The DNA segment GTCCAGGAACCTCCGCGCCCGCTCTGTACTCGTCTCGGCCAGGCTCCCCAGCAGCAGCGACTCGCCCGCCGTGTAGACGAGGTGGTCGAAGGTGCCGATCGCCGCGAAGAAGCCGCGCACCGCCGCCTCGTCCGTCGCGTCCAGCACGTACCCCTCCGAGCCCTCCGGCAGCAGCTTCAGGGCCGCGTCCACGCTCTCCTGCCGGCGCGAGGCGACCACCACCTCGGCGCCCGCCCGCGCCGCACCCTCGGCGACCGCGAACCCGATGCCCGCCGTACCCCCGATGACGACGACACGCTGTCCCCGCAGATCCATGAGAAATCCCTCTCCAAGCAGGTGTTCCACCACGTTCGGACGGTTTCCAGCCTGCGTCCGCGAGGGTGCGGTCGTCCAAGACCTCTTCCGGTGGCGGCGATACCCTGGAGGTATCGCCGCCACCGGTGAGGAAGGGACTGCTGTCATGCGCCTGGACCCGGCTTCGCACCCGACTTCGCACCTGACCACGCACCCGGCCTCGGAACCGGCTTCGCACCCGGTCTCGGAACCGACCCCGGAGCCGAGGTCCGGCCTGAACGCGGACCTGGACCTGCGGAAGGTCCGCTACTTCGTCGCGGTGGCCGAACTGCTTCACTTCGGCCGCGCCGCCGAGAGGCTCCACATCGCCCAGCCCGTGCTGAGCCGGCAGATCCGCGCGCTGGAGAAGGACTTGGGCGCCGAACTGTTCGTACGTGACAGCCACGGCGTGACGTTGACCGAGGCGGGACGGCAACTCCTCGATGACGGGAGGCAGTTGCTTGCCCTGGCCGACGCGACGCGGCGCAGGGCGCTGCGGGTGGCGTGCGGGCCGGCACGGTTCGTCGTCGGCTTCCGCGCCGGTGTCGTCGTCACGCACGCCCTGCGCGCCTTCTCGGCCGGCCATCCCGACGTCGAGGGAAGCGCCCGCAGGGTCGAGTGGGACGACCAGGAACGGCTGATCCTCGACGGCACCGTCGACATGGCCTACGTACGACGGCCCGTCCGGGAGGACGGCCTCGAACTGCGCCCCCTGTACGTCGAGCCCCGCGTGGCCATGCTCCCCGAGGGCCACCGGCTCGCCGGCAAACAGGAGTTGTCCCTCGTCGACCTCGACGGCGAGACCTGGCTGCGGTACTCCGACCCGCGGCCGGGCGACCTGCCGATCCGCACCATCGAGGAGAAGTTCGAGTGCGTGGCCGCGGGCACCGGGATCACCCTCGTCCCGCGCTCGGTCGCCGAACAGTACTCCCGCCCGGACATCAGCTACGTACCGGTCACCGACGCCGAGCCCGACCAGGTCCTGCTGGCCTGGGCCGCCGGCCGCCGCTCACCCCTGATCGCCGCCTTCGCCGAGGTCGCCGCGGCCGTGGGAGCGGCACCGGGCGGCCACGCCTGAGGCGGACCCCAGCGCCCGCGGCAGCGGGCAACCCCGCCGGCCGGACCCTGCCACCGCCGTGCCGCCGGAGCCTGCCACCGCCGTACCGCCGTACCGCCGTACCGCCGTACCGCCGGAGCCTGCCACCGCCGTGCCGCCGGAGCCTGCCACCGCCGTACCGCCGGACCCTGCCACCGCCGTGCCGCCGTGCCGCCGTGCCGCCGTGCCGCCGTGCCGCCGTACCGTCGGCGCGGGGAAACGGCGCGGCACAGGTGCGACCGCTGGACGCATGCCTCCTACCGTTCACCGCATACAGCCGACGCGACGTCTTCTCAACTTCCCTGCTCCGCCTTACCGTCCGGCCCCATGAGCAGCCCCCCTGTCGCACCCCCGGGCTGGAGCCGATGGCTTGTTCCGCCCGCCGCCCTCTCCGTCCATCTGTCCATCGGGCAGGCCTACGCCTGGAGCGTGTTCAAACCGCCCCTGGAGTCCGCCCTCCACCTCGACGGCACCCAGAGCGCACTTCCGTTCCAGCTGGCGATCGTGATGCTCGGACTGTCGGCCGCGTTCGGCGGCACACTCGTCGAACGCAACGGGCCGCGCTGGGCGATGAGCGTGGCACTCGTCTGCTTCTCCTCCGGCTTCCTCATATCCGCGCTCGGCGCGCAGACGCAGCAGTACTGGCTGATCGTCCTCGGCTACGGCTTCGTCGGCGGTATCGGCCTCGGCATCGGCTACATCTCACCCGTCTCCACCCTGATCAAGTGGTTCCCGGACCGGCCCGGCATGGCCACCGGCATCGCGATCATGGGCTTCGGCGGCGGCGCGCTGATCGCCTCGCCCTGGTCGGCGCAGATGCTCGAGTCCTTCGGCAGTGACCACTCCGGGATCGCGCTCGCGTTCCTCGTGCACGGCCTGTCGTACGCGGTCTTCATGTCGCTCGGTGTCCTCCTGGTCCGCGTGCCGCGCGCGCCGAAGCCCGCCGAGGCCGGGCCGAGCGCCGTAACCGGTGTGCAGGTGTCCGCCCGCAGCGCCGTGCGTACCCCGCAGTTCTGGTGCCTGTGGATCGTGCTGTGCACCAACGTGACCGCGGGCATCGGCATCCTGGAGAAGGCCGCCCCGATGATCACGGACTTCTTCGCGGACAGCTCCACCCCGGTCTCCGCCTCGGCGGCCGCAGGCTTCGTCGCGCTGCTGTCGGCGGCCAACATGGCCGGCCGTATCGGCTGGTCGTCCACCTCCGACCTGATCGGACGCAAGAACATCTACCGCCTCTACCTCGGCGTCGGCGCGATGATGTACCTGC comes from the Streptomyces sp. NBC_00820 genome and includes:
- a CDS encoding LysR substrate-binding domain-containing protein, which gives rise to MRLDPASHPTSHLTTHPASEPASHPVSEPTPEPRSGLNADLDLRKVRYFVAVAELLHFGRAAERLHIAQPVLSRQIRALEKDLGAELFVRDSHGVTLTEAGRQLLDDGRQLLALADATRRRALRVACGPARFVVGFRAGVVVTHALRAFSAGHPDVEGSARRVEWDDQERLILDGTVDMAYVRRPVREDGLELRPLYVEPRVAMLPEGHRLAGKQELSLVDLDGETWLRYSDPRPGDLPIRTIEEKFECVAAGTGITLVPRSVAEQYSRPDISYVPVTDAEPDQVLLAWAAGRRSPLIAAFAEVAAAVGAAPGGHA
- a CDS encoding OFA family MFS transporter, translated to MSSPPVAPPGWSRWLVPPAALSVHLSIGQAYAWSVFKPPLESALHLDGTQSALPFQLAIVMLGLSAAFGGTLVERNGPRWAMSVALVCFSSGFLISALGAQTQQYWLIVLGYGFVGGIGLGIGYISPVSTLIKWFPDRPGMATGIAIMGFGGGALIASPWSAQMLESFGSDHSGIALAFLVHGLSYAVFMSLGVLLVRVPRAPKPAEAGPSAVTGVQVSARSAVRTPQFWCLWIVLCTNVTAGIGILEKAAPMITDFFADSSTPVSASAAAGFVALLSAANMAGRIGWSSTSDLIGRKNIYRLYLGVGAMMYLLIALFGDSAKPLFVLCALVILSFYGGGFATIPAYLKDLFGTYQVGAIHGRLLTAWSTAGVLGPLIVNWIADRQEAAGKHGAGLYGLSFSIMIGLLVVGFAANEFVRPVDTRHHIPAQREASDVQRQQPA